ACGCCGTCGTCGCCGCCCTCGCGCCGCCCGGCGGCACTGGCCGCTATCTCGCCGTTTTCGGCACCAGTTGGGGCCTCGCCGGGATCGCCGCCCCGCTCGTAGGCACGCAACTCCTCGAACGGGCCGGCCCCGGCGCCCTGTGGACCGCGATGGCCCTCGCCGGCCTCCTGCTCGCCGTCGTACAGCCCGCTGTAGTCAGGGAGACCGCGCGACCCCGTCGCCCGCCCCTGGAGCACCTGCCGTCGAAGTAGCGGCAGCCCCGCGCCCGGTCCGGGTGGATTTGCTCTGGTCACGCGACGGTAGACGGTTCATGCGCGTCGGGTAACAGACCTGGATCACGTGTGAACTTACTGATCAGTACGGTCAGAATAACCGTGTCGTGAACAGTGTCCGGTCCGTGAGGACCGGCTTCGGGGGAGAGAGCACACCATGAACACGCAGACAGTCAGGGTCGGTCCAGTACGTCGAGGCCTCCGCGCCACCTTCACGGGAGCGGCCGTGGTGGCAGCCCTGCTGGCAGCCACCGCTTGCGATCCTTCCGACGGGGACAGCGCGGCCGCCGCGCCCTCCAAGTCCGCGTCGTCCGCCGCGAAGCCGTCGAAGAGCGCCGAGCCCTCTGGCGACTCCAGCACCGGTTCCGGTCAGGACGGCGGCCCTACGGGCAGCGGCACCGGCTCCGGCACCCCGGACTGCAGGTCCATCGACCTCACCACCGACGTCGAGCTCCAGGACGCGGCGGGCGAGACTCCCCGGCACTTCCTGCTCACCGTCACCAACGGCCTGCGGACGCGGTGCGCCCTCAACGATGCGCCGATCCTGCGGCTCGGGGCCGGCAACACCGCTGACATCGTCGAGACGCTCGGAGAGCCGGACTCCGAACCCGTCATCGTCGAAGGAGGCGGCAAGGCGTACGCCGGTCTGTACATCTTCGGCAACGACGAAGGTGGCGAGGCGGAGTACGACCAGTCGGACCGGTTCACCGCGACTCTGGTCGCCCACGACGGCACCGAGTGGGGCGGCACCCTCATCTTCGACCTGCCCGGCAAGCTCAAGTCCGTCTCGTACGACAAGGCGGCACGCGTGAACGGATGGGCCGGTACCGAAGGCCTGGCCATGCGACCGATCACCATGCTCTGAGCATGCGGTTGCGCGTGTCGGCGTACGCCGTTGCCGTAGTGGGTGAGCAGATCCTGCTCACCCGACTCGCGGACAGCTCACCGGTGTTCGAGCCCGGGCTCTGGCATCTGCCCGGCGGTGGCATCGACCCCGGCGAGCAGCCGTACGAGGCGCTGGAGCGGGAGCTGATGGAGGAGACCGGGCTCGAGGTGGAGGAGGCCCGGCTCGTGGAGTCGCGGGCGTACTCCGCTCATCGGCTCGGTGTCAGCTGGCAGTTGGTCGGGCTCTTCTACCGGGTTCGGCTCAGGGCCGGGGCGCCCGCCGTCGTCAAGGCTGACGATTCCACTTCGGCTGTTGCGTGGATGGACATGGCCGGCCTGCGGAGCTCCATGCTCTCGCCGGCCGCGATCGACGGGCTGGCGTTGGCGAGGGACGCCGGGCCGTGAAGGGGCCGGCGTCCCCCGCCCGCCGTTCAGGGCCGGATCAGGTCTGGCACTGGCTCGTGGCCGCCGACGACCAGTTGCTCCAGGGGCCTCCGACGACCTGGGCGTGTACGCGGATATCGACCCTGTGGGGCGCGCACACCCGCGTCGTTGAACCCACTTCGATGGGGCCGAGCGTCTGGTGCGCCGCTACCAGGGTGCGGCCCATGCCCACTCGGGTCCAGCTGCGGCCCTTGTCGGCGCTCGCGTACGCCTCGTAATTGACGTTGAAAGCCCTGGGGCCGGTGTTGTGCAGCTGGATGTACGCCGAAATGTCCCGCGTGGGGAAGGGGCCGAGGCTTCCCCGCTGGGCGCTGATGCAGCCGCTGAGGGCCAGGCGGCCGGTCGACGTGCTTCCGCCGCAGGCGATTCCTGCGGCGTGCGCGTCGGCGGGGAGCGTCAGCAGGGCGAGCGCGGCTGCGCCCAGGACCGTTCCGAGACGTCTCAAATGCACTGGCGCGTCCTTTCGTTGGGTGTGGCCCGCGATCTGCGGTCCGAAGGGAAACCTGGCTGGCTTCGGGGGAGGGCATGCGGTTCCGGGGAGCTTTTCACCCGAATTGGTGTGGATCGCGCATTACGGGTGAGGGGTAGGGGGTCGGTCTCGCGTCGTACCGCCGCCCGGCTCGAGGGCTGGTCCTGAAGCGGTCGCGTACCGGCTCGGGGGCCTTGCCGCGGGTGTGCGGCGGGCCGAGTGTGGGGGCGCTGGTCGCCGTACGCAGAGGGGGCTCGATCACCGTGGCTGTGACGCCGGAGGCCGATGAGGTCGGGCTCGATCTTCCTGAACTGCCCATCGCTGCAGGCTCGTTCGAGGCCGAGCGCCTGGAGCGCAAGCGTCAGCTCGCGCTCGCCCTGCGGATCTTCGGGCGCTACGGCTACGACGAGGGCATCGCCGGGCATGTGACGGCCAGGGACCCGGAGTTCCCGGAGCGGTTCTGGGTGAATCCGTACGCCGTCCACTTCTCCCGCATCCGGGTCAGCGATCTGCTGCTGATCGATGAGGCGGGCCACGTGGTGGAGGGGGAGCGGCGTACGAACAAGGCCGCCTTCTGGATCCACTCCGCGATCCACCGCGCCCGGCCCGACGTCGTCGCCGTGGCCCACGCCCACACGATCCACGGGCGGGCCTTCGCCTCGCTCGACCAGCTCCTCGCGCCGATCGTCCAGGAGTCCTGTGCCTTCTACGACGATCATGTGCTGTTCGACGAGTACCGCGGGCTGGTGGTCGAGGAGGGGGAGGGCGTACGGATTGCGGATCGACTGGGCAGCCGGCGGGGCGCCATCCTGCGCCACCACGGGCTGCTCACCGTGGGGCGGTCCGTGGCGGAGGCGGCGTGGTGGTTCGTGACCATGGACCGGGCATGCCAGATGCAGTTGCTGGCCGAGGCGGCGGGGAGTCCGCGGCGGATGAGCGACGAGGAGGCCGGGCTGGCTCATCGGCAGTTCGGGAACGCGAACATGGCGCGTCATAACTTCCAGATCCTTGGGGATCTCGTGCGTGAGCGTGAGCCTGACGTTCTGGACTGATGGGGCAGTGCGTTCAAAAATAATGCAAGCACGCTTGCTTGTTTTGGTGGGCGCTGCCATGCTCCGGGGCACGCCGTCGTGCCCGCCGGAGGGAGCGCACCGTGTCCGATGCAGCAGCCGTATCCGTACTTGATGACCTGAGGGACGAAGGGGTCGAACTCGACCTGCTGGTCGCCGGGTTGACCGAGCGGGACTGGGCGTTGGACACGCCTGCCGCCGGGTGGACCATCTCTCACCAGATCGCCCATCTCGCCTGGACCGACGCCGCCTCGCTGCTGGCCGCGACCGACGCCGATGCCTTTGCGGGGGAGGTCGAGAAGGCGCTTGCCGCGCCTGAGTCCTTCGTGGACGAGGGGGCCGAGGCAGGGGCCCTGCTGCCGGTCGGTGAGTTGCTGTCATGGTGGCGTGACGGGCGGGAGCAGCTTCAAGTCGCCTTGCGAGAGGCTCCTGTTGGGGTGAGGTTTCCCTGGTACGGGCCGCCGATGAGTGTCGCCTCCATGGCCACCGGGCGGCTCATGGAGACCTGGGCCCACGGGCAGGACATCGCCGATGCGGTGGGTGTGCCGAGGGAGCCGACCGCCCGGCTGCGGCATGTGGCGCGGATCGGGGTGCGGGCTCGGGACTTTGCCTTTGGGGTGCGGGGGTTGAGTGCGCCGGGGGAGGAGTTTCGCGTTGAACTGGTCGGGCCCGGCGGGGAGTTGTGGGCCTACGGGCCTGAGGGGGCCGGCCAGCGGGTGAGTGGGCCCGCCCTTGATTTCTGTCTGCTGGTGACCCAGCGCGCGCATCGCCATGACCTGGCGCTGCGCGCCGAGGGCGCCGACGCCGACCAGTGGCTCGACATCGCGCAGGCCTTCGCCGGGCCCGCGGGGGCCGGGCGCGCGCCCAAGACCCAGGGGGCGTAGGGCTGTGGTGCTGCGGATCGGGAACGCGTCCGGGTTCTACGGGGATCGCTTCGACGCCATGCAGGAGATGCTCACCGGGGGGCCGTTGGATGTGCTCACCGGGGACTATCTCGCCGAGCTGACCATGCTGATTCTGGGGCGTGACCGGCTGAAGGATCCCCGGACCGGGTACGCCAAGACCTTTCTGCGGCAGATGGAGGAAGGGCTCGGGCTCGCGCAGGAACGGGGCGTGCGGATCGTCGCCAACGCGGGCGGGCTCAATCCGACTGGACTCGCCGATGCGGTACGGGAGTTGAGTGCTCGGGTCGGGGTTCCTGTGCGGGTCGGGTGGGTTGAGGGCGATGAGTTTGCACTGCCGGACGGGGCGTTGACCGCCAACGCGTATCTCGGCGGGGGCGGCATTGCTGCGTGTCTGCGGGGCGGCGCCGAGGTGGTCGTCACCGGGCGTGTGACCGATGCGGCTCTGGTGAGCGGGCCTGCTGCCTGGCACTTCGGGTGGGGACCTGAGGATTTTGATCAGCTGGCGGGGGCTGTTGTCGCCGGGCACGTGCTGGAGTGCGGGACCCAGGCCACTGGGGGGAATTACTCGTTCTTCGCTGGGCATGACGTGCGGCGGCCCGGGTTTCCTCTGGCTGAGGTGCATGGGGACGGCTCTTGCGTCATTACCAAGCATCCCGGCACGGGGGGTGTTGTTGATGTGGGGACCGTTACCGCTCAGCTTCTGTACGAGACCGGGGGCGCGCGGTACGCCGGGCCCGACGTGACCGCTCGGCTCGACACCGTGCGGCTGGAGGCCGACGGGGTCGACCGGGTCCGGATATCCGGGGTGCGCGGTGAGGCGCCGCCGCCTCAGTTGAAGGCGGGGATCACCCGGATCGGGGGGTGGCGCAACGAGGTTGTGTTCGTGCTGACCGGGCTTGAGGTGGAGCGCAAGGCGGAGTTGGTGCGGGCGCAGGTCGAGGACGCCTTCGGCTCCAAGGGGCCTGCGGACGTGAAGTGGGAGCTCGTACGGACCGATCGGGCCGACGCCGACAGTGAGGAGTGCGCCAGTGCGCTGCTGCGGCTGGTGGTGCGGGATGCCGATGCGGAGGCCGTGGGGCGGGTGGTGAGCGGGGCTGCGATCGAGCTCGCGCTGGGGAGTTACCCCGGGTTCCATGTGACGGCTCCGCCGGGGAAGGGGGCTCCTTACGGGGTCTTCTCGGCGGTGGGGGTTGAGCGGGGTGATGTGGCTTCTGTTGCCGTACTGCCTGATGGCGAGCGGGTGTTGGTGCCCTCCGATGGTGTACGGACTCGGGGGCTGGAGGGCGTTGAGGAGCCTGCGCTGCCGGAGTGGGTGGGGGACGGGCCCACCCGGCGGGTGCCGCTCGGGACTGTCGTCGGGGCTCGGAGCGGGGACAAGGGCGGGGACGTGAATGTGGGGGTGTGGGTGCGGGGGGATGCGGAGTGGGGGTGGCTGGTGCATTCGCTGACCGTGGAGCGGTTCTGTGAGCTGCTGCCGGAGGTGGGCGGGTTGAAGGTTGTGCGGCATGTGCTGCCCAATCTGCGGGCCTTGAACTTTGTGGTGGAGGGGTTGTTGGGGGAGGGGGTCGCTTCGCAGGCGCGGTTCGATCCTCAGGGGAAGGGGATGGGGGAGTGGTTGCGGTCGCGGGTCGTTGAGGTGCCGGTTGCGCTGGTGGGGGCGGGGTGAGTCTGCGCCGCCGCTGCGCGGGGCAGTTCCCCGATCCCGCCCCTTCCCGAAACTGTGGGCTTCGCCCCCAGACCCCCTTGCCAGGGGTGGGGCGAACGGGGGCTGCGCACCCCGGGCCCCGCTTTGCGGGGCTTCGCCCCTGCCCCCCCGTAAGCGACCTTCGGCCGCTTGTCCTCAATCGCCGGACGGGCTGGAAATGCCCGGGTGGGGCGAACGGGGGCTGCGCGCCCCGGACCCCGCTTGCGGGGGCTTCGCCCCCTGCGCCCCCGCACGCGACCTTCGGCCGCGTGTCCTCAAACGCCGGACGGGCTGGAAATGCCCGGGCGGCGAGAACCCGGACGGGCTGATTTTCCCCAGAGGAGACCGCACCCCATGACCACCCTCCCCACCACCCTCGACCCCACCTCCCCCGACTACACCTCCGCCCGCGCCGCCATGCTCACCAAGCTCACCGAGCTCGACGCCGAGCACGCCAAAGCCCTCGCCGGCGGCGGCGAGAAATACACCACCCGCCACCACGACCGCGGCAAACTCCTCGCCCGCGAGCGCATCGAGCTCCTCCTCGACCCCGACACCCCCTTCCTCGAACTCTCCCCGCTCGCCGCCTGGGGCAGCGAGTACGCCGTCGGAGCCGCCATGGTCACCGGCATCGGTACCGTCGAAGGCGTCGAGTGCATGATCACCGCCAACGACCCCACCGTCCGCGGCGGCGCCTCCAACCCCTGGACCCTCAAAAAAGCCTTCCGGGCCCATGAGATCGCCCTCGCCAATCGCCTCCCCTCCATCAGCCTCGTCGAGTCCGGCGGCGCCGATCTCCCCTCCCAGAAGGAGATCTTCATCCCCGGCGGCGCTCTCTTCCGCGACATCACCCGGCTCTCCGCCGCCGGCATCCCCACCGTCGCCGTCGTCTTCGGCAACTCCACCGCCGGCGGCGCCTACGTCCCCGGCATGTCCGACCACGTCGTCATGATCAAGGAGCAGTCGAAGGTCTTCCTCGGCGGCCCGCCCCTCGTGAAGATGGCCACCGGCGAGGAGAGCGACGACGAGTCCCTCGGCGGTGCCGAGATGCACGCCCGTACCTCAGGGCTCGCCGACTACTTCGCCCTCGACGAGTACGACGCAGTCCGCCAGGCCCGCCGCATCGTCGCCCGCCTCAACCACCGCAAGGCGCACCCCGCTCCGGACGTCATACCCGCACCTCCCAAGCACGACCAGGACGAACTCCTCGGCATCGTCCCCTCCGACCTCCGCACCCCCTTCGACCCCCGCGAGGTCATCGCCCGTATCGTCGACGCCTCCGACTTCGACGAGTTCAAGCCCCTCTACGGCACCAGCCTCGTCACCGGCTGGGCCGAGCTCCACGGCTATCCCGTCGGCATCCTCGCCAACGCCCAGGGCGTCCTCTTCTCCGCCGAGTCGCAGAAGGCCGCCCAGTTCATCCAGCTCGCCAACCAGCGCGACATCCCCCTCCTCTTCCTCCACAACACCACCGGCTACATGGTCGGCAAGGAGTACGAGCAGGGCGGCATCATCAAACACGGCGCCATGATGATCAACGCCGTCTCCAACTCCCGCGTCCCGCACCTCTCCGTCCTCCTCGGCGCGTCCTACGGCGCCGGGCACTACGGCATGTGCGGCCGCGCCTACGACCCCCGCTTCCTCTTCGCCTGGCCCAGCGCCAAGTCCGCCGTCATGGGGCCCCAGCAACTCGCCGGAGTCCTCTCGATCGTCGCCCGCGCCTCCGCCATCGCCAAGGGGCAGCCCTACGACGACGAGGCCGACGCCGCCCTCCGCGCCATGGTCGAGCAGCAGATCGAGTCCGAGTCCCTCCCCATGTTCCTTTCCGGGCGGCTGTACGACGACGGAGTCATCGACCCCCGCGACACCCGCACCGTCCTCGGCCTGTGCCTGTCCGCCATCCACACCGCACCGGTCGAGGGCGCCCGCGGCGGCTTCGGCGTCTTCCGGATGTGAGGAGCCTCCACGTGATCAACTCCCTGCTCATCGCCAACCGCGGCGAGATCGCCTGCCGTATCGCCCGCACCTGCCGCGACCTCGGCATCACCACCGTCGCCGTCCACTCCGACCCGGACGCCGACGCCCTCCACACCCGGACCGCCGACACCGCCGTACGGCTCCCGGGCGCCACCCCCGCCGACACCTATCTCCGCGCCGACCTCGTCGTGAAAGCCGCCCTCGCCGCCGGCGCGGACGCCGTCCACCCCGGCTACGGCTTCCTCTCCGAGAACGCCGACTTCGCCCGCGCCGTCACCGACGCCGGACTGATATGGATCGGGCCGCCACCCGCAGCCATCGAAGCCATGGCCTCCAAGACCCGCGCCAAGCAGCTCATGGGGATCGAACCCCTCACCGACGTCACCGCCGACGACCTGCCCGTCCTCGTCAAGGCCGCCGCCGGCGGCGGCGGGCGCGGCATGCGCGTCGTGCGGGAACTCGGGCGGCTGAAGGAGGAGTTGGAGGCCGCCCGTGCCGAAGCCGCTTCCGCCTTCGGCGACGGGGAAGTCTTTGTCGAGCCCTTCATCGAAGGCGGCCGTCACGTCGAAGTCCAGATCATGGCCGACGCGTACGGCACCGTCTGGGCGCTCGGCACCCGCGACTGCTCCCTCCAGCGCCGCCACCAGAAAGTTATCGAGGAGGCCCCCGCCCCCGGGCTCCCGGACAACCTTCTCGACGACCTCCACGCCCTGGCCGTACAGGCCGCCAGCGCCACCGGCTACCTCGGCGCGGGCACCGTCGAGTTCCTCGTCACCTCCGACGGTCGCGCCCATTTCCTGGAGATGAACACCCGCCTCCAGGTCGAACACCCCGTCACCGAGGCCGTGTTCGGCCTTGACCTCGTCGCCCTCCAGATCCGCATCGCCGAGGGCCACTGGCTCGACGACACCCCACCCGCCCCCCACGGTCACGCCGTCGAGGCCCGCCTCTACGCCGAGGACCCCGCCCGCGCCTGGACCCCCCAGACCGGCACCCTCCACCGCATCGCCGTACCTGGTGACGGCATCCGCCTGGACACCGGATTCGCCGACGGCGACACCGTCTCCGTCCACTACGACACCATGCTCGCCAAGGTCGTCGCCCACGCCCCGACCCGCGCCGAGGCCGTCCGCAAGCTCGCCGCCGCCCTGGAACGCGCCACGCTCCACGGGCCCGTCACCAACCGCGACCTGCTCGTACGCTCCCTGCGCCACCCGGAGTTCGTGGCAGGCACCCCCGACACCGGCTTCTTCGATCGTCACCTTCACGCGCTCACCACCCCCGTCCCCGATCCCTGCGCACCCCTCGCCGCCGCCCTCGCCGACGCCGGCACCAGCCGTTCCCCCCACGGCGGCTGGCGCAACCTGCACTCCCAGCCGCAGACCAAGCGCTACCGCACCGAGCCCGACGGCACCGAACACGAAGTCCGCTACCGCCACACCCGCGACGGACTCACCGCCGACGGTGTACGGGTCATACGCGCCACCCCCACCCTCGTCGTCCTCGAAGTCGACGGCGTCCAGCGCCCGTTCACCGTCACCACCCACCCCGGCAGCGACCGCGTCTACGTCAACGCCACCACCCTCACCCCCCTCTCCCGCTTCCCCGACCCCGCCTCCCAGCAGGCCCCCGGGTCCCTGCTCGCCCCCATGCCAGGAACCGTAGTACGCACCATTGACATCGCCGTCGGAGACCACGTCACCGCAGGTCAGCCGCTTCTCTGGCTGGAGGCCATGAAGATGGAGCACAAGATCACCGCCCCCGCCTCCGGCACCCTCACCGCGCTCCACGCCACCCCCGGCCTCCAGGTCGAGGTCGGCACCCTGCTCGCCGTCGTACAGGAAGCCCAGGAAGCACAGGAGGAACCGAAGTCATGAGCACCGTCCTCGAAACCCCCGAACTCACCGCCCTCCGCGCCGCCGTCTCCGCCCTCGGCAAGCGCCACGCCGGCTCCGGCACTCCCCGCGACTACGACCGCGCCGGCCTCTGGTCCGAAGCCGCCAAGCTCGGCTACCTCGGCGTCAACCTCCCCACCGAGTACGGCGGCGGAGGCGGTGGCATAGCCGAACTCTCCCTCGTCCTCGAAGAGTTGGGCGCCGCAGGCTGCCCCCTCCTCATGATGGTCGTGTCCCCCGCCATCTGCGGCACCGTCATCGCCCGCTTCGGCACCGACGACCAGAAGCAGCAGTGGCTCCCCGGCCTCGCCGACGGCACCCTCACCATGGCCTTCGGCATCACCGAACCCGACGCCGGCTCCAACTCCCACCGCATCACCACCACAGCCCGCCGCGACCCCTCAACAGGTGACTGGCTCCTCACCGGCCGCAAAGTCTTCATCTCCGGCGTCGACATCGCCGACGCCACCCTCATCGTCGGCCGCACCGAAGACTCCCGCACCGGCCGCCTCAAGCCCTGCCTCTTCATCGTCCCCCGCGACGCCCCCGGATTCCAGCGCTCCCAAATCGACATGGAACTCGCCGCCCACGAGAAGCAGTTCGAGCTCACCCTCGACGACGTACGCCTCCCCGCCGAAGCCCTCGTCGGCGACGAGGACGCCGGCCTCCTCCAGCTCTTCGCCGGACTCAACCCCGAGCGCATCATGACCGCCGCCTTCGCGATCGGCATGGGCCGCTACGCCCTCACCAAAGCCATCTCCTACGCACAGACCCGCCAAGTCTGGAAGGAGCCCATCGGCTCCCACCAGGCCATCGCCCATCCCCTCGCCCAGGCCCACATCGAGCTCGAACTCGCCCGCCTGATGATGCAGAAGGCCGCCGCCCTCTACGACGCGGGCGACGACCTCGGCGCCGGCGAAGCCGCCAACATGGCCAAGTACGCCGCCGCTGAAGCCTGCGTCAAAGCCGTCGACCAGTCCGTCCACACCCTCGGCGGCAACGGCCTCACCCGCGAGTACGGGCTCGCCTCCCTCATCACAGCCGCCCGTGTGGCCCGCATAGCCCCCGTCAGCCGCGAGATGATCCTCAACTTCATCTCCCACCAGTCCCTGGGTCTCCCCAAGTCGTACTGACAGACGCGATCCTGACGCTTACTCACCCACACCGCGCAAAGGGGCTGTCATGGTGTTCCGCAGCGAGTACGCAGATGTCCCGCCCGTCCACGCGCCCATCCACGAGGCGGTCCTCGGCCGCGCCCACGAGTACGGCGACACCCCCGCCCTCATCGACGCCGCGACCGGCATCACCCTCACCTACGCCGAACTCGACGCCACCCACCGCCGCACCGCCGCAGCCCTCGCCGAGGCGGGCGTCCGCAAGGGCGACGTCCTGGCTCTGCACAGCCCCAACACCATCGCCTACCCCGTCGTCTTCTACGCCGCCTCCCGCGCCGGCGCCTCGGTCACCACGGTCCATCCCCTCGCCACGGCGGAGGAGTTCGCGAAACAGCTCGCCGACTCCTCCGCCCGCTGGATCGTGACGATCTCGCCGCTCCTCGAAATAGCCCGCAGGGCAGCCGAGTTGGTCGGCGGCATCGAGGAGATCTTCGTCTGCGACCGCCCCGAGGACCTCTCCTCCGACGGCCCCGTCCCCGACGTCCTGATCGACCCGGCCAACGACATCGCCGCCCTCCCGTACTCCTCCGGCACCACGGGCACCCCCAAGGGCGTCATGCTCACCCACACCTCCATCGCCACCAACCTGGAGCAGATGCGCCCCCTCGCCCCCATGAACCCGGGCGACCGCATCCTCGCCGTCCTCCCCTTCTTCCACATCTACGGCCTCACCGCCCTCATGAACGCGCCCCTCCGCTGCGGCGCGACCGTCGTCGTCCTCCCGCGCTTCGACCTGGAGCAGTTCCTCGCCACCATCGAGCGCCACCGCATCACCGGCCTCTACGTGGCGCCCCCGATCGTCCTCGCCCTCGCCAAGCACCCGGCCGTCACCCAGTACGACCTCTCCTCGCTCGACTACATCGTGAGCGCCGCAGCCCCCCTCGACTCGGCGCTCGCAGCGGCCTGTTCGCAGCGACTGAACCTCCCGCCGGTCCGCCAGGCGTACGGAATGACGGAACTGTCACCCGGCACGCACATCGTGCCGCTCGACGCGCAGAACCCGCCCCCCGGCGCCGTCGGCAAACTCGTCCCCTCCACCGAGATGCGCATCCTGTCCCTCGACGACCCGTCGAAGGACGCCGCCCCCGGCGAGGAGGGCGAGGTCGCGATCCGCGGCCCCCAGGTCATGAAGGGCTACCTCAACCGGCCCTCCGAGACCGCCGACATGATCGACGCCGACGGGTGGGTCCACACGGGCGACGTCGGCCGCGTCGACGGCGACGGCTGGCTGTTCGTCGTCGACCGCGTCAAGGAACTCATCAAGTACAAGGGCTACCAAGTCGCCCCCGCCGAACTCGAAGCGCTCCTCCTCACCCACCCCCTGATCGCGGACGCGGCGGTCATCGGCGTGTACGACGACGAGGGCACCGAGCTCCCCAAGGCGTACGTCGTCCTCCAGCCCGGCGCGCACCTCACCGCCGACGACGTGATGACGTACACGGCCGAACGCGTCGCCCCGTACAAGAAGATCCGCCGCGTCGAGTTCATCGGGGGCGTCCCGCGCGCCGCCTCCGGCAAGATCCTCCGCCGCCAACTCAGGGACAAGGCATGACAGTTGTACGTACGGGAACCGAGCGCGGGGTCACCCGCCTCACGCTCGACTCCCCGCAGAACCGCAACGCGCTCTCCACCACCCTGGTCGCCGAACTGACCCAGGCGCTCAAGGCCGCGGAAGGGGACGACGACACCCGAGCCGTCGTCCTCACCCACACCGGCACCACCTTCTGCGCGGGCGCCGACCTCAAGTCGCTCCTCGACCCGGAGGCCTTCGTC
The sequence above is drawn from the Streptomyces sp. NBC_01465 genome and encodes:
- a CDS encoding 4-coumarate--CoA ligase family protein, with amino-acid sequence MVFRSEYADVPPVHAPIHEAVLGRAHEYGDTPALIDAATGITLTYAELDATHRRTAAALAEAGVRKGDVLALHSPNTIAYPVVFYAASRAGASVTTVHPLATAEEFAKQLADSSARWIVTISPLLEIARRAAELVGGIEEIFVCDRPEDLSSDGPVPDVLIDPANDIAALPYSSGTTGTPKGVMLTHTSIATNLEQMRPLAPMNPGDRILAVLPFFHIYGLTALMNAPLRCGATVVVLPRFDLEQFLATIERHRITGLYVAPPIVLALAKHPAVTQYDLSSLDYIVSAAAPLDSALAAACSQRLNLPPVRQAYGMTELSPGTHIVPLDAQNPPPGAVGKLVPSTEMRILSLDDPSKDAAPGEEGEVAIRGPQVMKGYLNRPSETADMIDADGWVHTGDVGRVDGDGWLFVVDRVKELIKYKGYQVAPAELEALLLTHPLIADAAVIGVYDDEGTELPKAYVVLQPGAHLTADDVMTYTAERVAPYKKIRRVEFIGGVPRAASGKILRRQLRDKA